The window TCTTGCACAACAATTTCTGAGCTCACGCGGAGCGCACGCATGCCAGTTTGGAAAGTGTTCCAAAAGGCCTATAAAGTTTGCATTTTTATGTAAAGTTTTCAAGCAATACGAAAGTGCTTTTAGTTActtctttttcatttattttaaagagtAACTTATCTCTTCTGTGCTCCATAAGCCCGCAAAGAGATACTTCTTGTAAGGTGAGTTGGAAAGGCTAATTAAGTTGTGCTCATTCGTTGTTCTAATTCGTTTCtactttgaaaataaactttacaaaaatatcatatttcaCTTAATATGACATAGAAAGTACTACTAAAAGTTCAGAAACTTTATTAATAGTTAACAATATGCACGTGAGCGTGTTTCGACATGTCGCGCTCACGCTGTGTTCACGCGTGTTCCAACTTTCTAAGAGTCTCATGTACCCATAAATGTAGAGTTTTCTAGataattgtatacttttatGTATTCTAATAGCGTTTGAACCACGAAAtgttaacttttaaatatttttgtctgAACTTTGATCACTTATCTAGTTTGGTACCTACTTATCAGAAAAAATTCGATTGCGCAAGAATTAATTTAAGAGTTAAATTCGAggttatttttctaaatagaTGATCTATTAGTAGTGCAACGgacagaaaataatattatataactcgTCTTTCCTGGATTTAGAGGGTTATTTCTACtttaatataggataccttGCGTGTTTTGTTGCTTTCAGGCTCGGAACGTAGATACCACGATGTTACCATTAGTGTTTGTGACTGTCTCAAGGCCAATGATATTTGTGTCCATTTTGCAATTAAAGTTATTGGCAATGggatttgttaaattaaggggAATAGAAACCTTGGCCATTTACTACGGTGAATGTTCCGAAAACGTACCCCACTACTGTGAAATCGATGTGACTTTAGACtaggtttaaaattataattcgtTATATTTCCAAACAAATTGCTATTTGGTGTTTTGCACCATAGTTTTGTATTTGTAAATTGAACCTTTTGTAACCATTAACATAGCAATATTTATTACCagctgaaattataatttgatgAGCGATTAAATTATCATTAGTTATCCATTACATTTAACAGATCAGAccgtttctattttttatctttcggtattcataaaaaaaacaagctacAAACATTTCTGGGCAGTGCGTCACAAACGACCTTGTggatttttatgaaaatgtgAAAGTAGATGTGAATGGAGTTATTATAATTGATTAAAGTGGCATGTACGTTTTATTTTCACAAAGTTGTACTCGCAGGGGTAACCAAGGTTTACCAGTTCAAAAAttgtttcattataattaaaaaccatcGCAAGGACAATTGTTATATTTTGGAGTGAACCTGACAACACTTCgtgtacttgtttttttttttaaggtattCCAAATGAGGCATCTCATATGgcttttttttaccattttcttCAAGATGAGAATTCTTGAAATATTGAGCTAGGAGTGGTACGACAATAATTCAACGGATGGAATTTGAATCTTAGACCTTTCTGATTTCAGTTCAACgcttaaactataaataaaggAAACTTTTGTTTATGGGTGCTCTGTGCCTTGTTACTATAGAAAATTGATTCAATAGCTACTTTCTTACAATGAACTTATTCACCTAAAACTCATTCTCATAATCTGACTCATAAAAAGTAATAGGTAGGTCCCATTACGAACGTATCAAATAAACCTCTGTAGATTCCTGataacacattgtttaattactttaatcgtGGCATTAAAGTAATCATCAATTCCATTTTGAAGTGCACTATAGATATGGGTGATTCAGTACTTTATCGATGATGACTAAGACTCTTTGAAATCGCGTGTACGGATCAATAGCTGGGGGCAGCCAACGCCAGTTCGAGGTCATATGAGCTTTGACGTCATCAGGgcataatttaatgaaaatatctaCCGGcaaattttatatacaaacatGAAAGCGACATGCCGGTTAAAGCCATGCGATTCTGGATAGCAAGGGTTGTTTTCTTTGACTTAATGAAAGTTTTAACTAttgattacttatttattagtctaactacataaataattacatcTTCAGATCTAGTCCCATCATCGCCGTGTGCTTTTAGTTGAAACTTTatgattgttatttttattatttaggtcaTTACTATTCGAAGTCTGGCCCGGACACAAGTAAATGTCGATGATTGTATTAAGTTGtggctttttattttctttaaatcagATATTAAATTTCGAAGTCACATTTAAACGCATGGAAAATGAAAGCAAGAGAAATTATGTAAGGCATACGTCAGAGCTTTAGGAGTTGCAGTTAGTACAATTAACAACTACGTGGAAAATATTGTGAATTGTAAACTACTAGTAGGTACTTCTAATGCTGAGATATACAAAGAACACTTTGCATTACCTCAGACCGACTTTAGTTAGGGTTTGTGGCCCAAGTTAAGTCTGAGGCACGAATATCAGGAAGCAGGATCTAAACAGATACAGGCCAGATGCTTAACTTTATCttcttttaattgtttctaaagTCTAAGCAAAATCGAATGGGATTCTATACATTTCAGTCTAATGACCACATTTTGAAATATGACCACCATCTTGTGAATTTATAACCTTAAGCCTATGTTAGTTTTATACGTGAACGTGGACctgataaatatattacgatttCAATTGCCGATAAATGCCTCCATGTTCGAATCATTTGTTGTTCGCGTGACCATATCTAGTTCATAAAAATCTTCCACTATTACCTCGTGGTCTTCGTCGATAAGTTTTTTATACGCAGaaccatattataaaataatctaaagGCCAGTTtacttataaacattttttattgccGTTAGTCCATCGTGAATAAATTTTGTCgtatcatatttaaaataatatacataattaaggCCGCCCACTACTCCGCTACACATAAGGTCGTAACTATTGCCTCATCAAGGTCCGCCCGTAACTTTTTCGTGTAGattacactattaaaaatttctaaCATAATGCTATACTACTTATATAATTAGCTATTCACTATACTACGGAatatataaagatgttttttatattactccCGGGGATACGCTCGATATAAAAATGCTCGTATAATCGGAGCTAAATTTCTATATTTAAcgtatatttcacaaggaatcaccctgaaaaaatattaaatcaaaagacgcatatttatttttccatacaagcgaattcaaagcattctaagtgtccaaccctattgaagataaacaaccgacacgggcatagtatctacgctacgcgacgcttacctaataaagtgactcaagtaaatgattttaattttgcatgaggGCTGTATCTTAATTCTTTCAGTCAACTCGAAAACTGTAAGGTTTTCGTTAACTCAGTGACCgtacataatgtatctctaaagcctgtgaagtataaATTGGTTTTCACTCACACGTATAATAACCGAAACTACTTTTGTACTTATAAAGTATCTATGgttatatttaatacaaatcTAAAGTACGGGAATATCTGCTAACGTAAGTTTTCTTCTTGTTTCAGGCCAACTACAGTCACCGTTTCGTGGTTGGGAGCCTAAAGACTTGCAATTTCCTTAGGGACTCACGAAGAGTTCAACAAAGTAAGTAATGCCGCTACGGCGGTCAGTTCCCCTAATCTTTTATCTGTTGCAGAAGCTCAAGGAAAGCGTGATGCTGAACAAGAAATCAAACGAAAATCTACAAAGAAAACGtcataaactaaaattttgtttttattaccaACTTCAATCGTATTGAAGTACAAAATTGTACTAAATTCagcaaattcttttttttttttttttttggcaattaataattgaataGGTGAATTTGGATTCTGGTACAGAAATTTtggtcaaaaaataaaaatgtactgtgttttctattatattatcaaCGTAGGCACtcatttcaaatgaaaaaataaggattataaaaaATAGGTCACATTGTTACTTTTCAAATGAatcaagaataataattaaataactattacttgttattgtaataaaaaaatatctgaagACTAGACTTATCTTTAGATAAGATAAAATAAGGAAATGATAATAATTGAGAATTCCTTTTTTAGTATGTTTCTTGTTTATTTGACtataattttgttacttttaaaatttcttatgtAACAATTAACATGCCACCTCATGACGTTTAACCAATCGAACTCATTTAtcaatgtgataataatcttcGTTCAAAAACGTATAAACAGACGGTTTAGGGTTTCACAGGCTTGCAAGCTTAAAATCATTTCATACTTGTAATACTCTTTCGTGTCGGTTACATGACTTTGATGTTACATGTATTTCCTTTGcgattcttaattttttttttagaaatgagcgcattatcgatatatatttaaattgtatttatgtttatattcgcCGCTCATTACAATGTCATGTAaacgaatttttatttatgcacttTTGGGGGCATTTACATGTGTGCGCAGTTCAAAGTCAAATGGAGGTTAATCAACTCGAAACTGTTATCCATTAAAGAGTTATTCTCAGATATTACAATATAAGCAAAAAGAATAATTGAATTGTAATCTTTAgtaaacagttattttttcaaatgtcacagattaattttatttataaagttattaaaattgtaaggTTTTGACCTGCGTACCTTCGTACACAAACCATGAAAGTCACAACATAACATATTCATTTCTAAAATCCATTTTTTTCTAAACTCCACTCCATTCAAAACCTTTCACTAACATCTCTTATGCTTAAATTTCTCTACACCCATCACCCTCCAAACCCTTgcttcatataaatatatacattatgtTACGTCGTATCATTTCTGTTTGTAGTTCTATTCAAAATGGTTGCTCAAAAGATCACCGTCTGTCCGTCTGGAGACGATAACGGAAAACAGTACAGATTACAAAAAGAAAGACATGGTTTTTTCGCAAACGTGTCTCAATACACAGCATCTTTTGAAACTGATagaactaaatcgcttagagtcCGAAAAGAATCAACAGGTTCAGAACGGAGGCACTACCGACCTGAGAACCGAGTTAATTCAATCGCCTGCGCCAGCTACGAGTCTTTCAGAGGTAAGGGGGAATCACCACGGCCGTGAGTACAAacgcaattattatttattgatttgttaatttaattattcttttatatttatttaagtgtcCGCAACTTTTTAAGGCATTTTCTAACATATCCTTTATGATTTTCAGGATTACGAGTATCTGAAACCGGAGCCGATATTCCAGAATACAATGCTCAACGAATCGGACTGCGAGTTCTTCCAAGAACTGGATCTTCAGTGGTGCGACGCGCTCGCGCAGGAAGAAGTAGTACAGTCCACTGGTAAGTTTGTACTTGTGTGTACAAAATTTAATCCTTTGAAGAAAACTAAAGTAAAATACGATAACCACAATACATACAGTTAAAGCctcaaaaaaacttttagtaaCATACCATTATTAGTGCACAAATCATGTCCTGGGAGAATATTGCAAATTGGCAGCACCTTTTCTTACGTATCACGTACCTATAGATCTTTCAATCAGTGAAAATGATACAACAATCATGATCTTTATTTGATCTCGTAAAGTAATTGAACTGTTAGTTTCAATTGATGTATTGGAATGCACCCATATCTTTCTAGTGTCAAACATAGTCCTTAAAACTCTTTAAATGCAAAatcgtaaaaattcaaataGTGATAGGCGATAGACTGGATGGCGATGTCAAATATCTAAGATGAATTTGTACTCTACGATTTTGGGAGGGAGCCATCTGAGTAGATCCAAGTATATCCCCAGTATATTTTTGTACCCAGTACTTAAATATAATGGATTTGAGATTTCTTTTAGATTTTCCAATTAAATCtgctaaataaatacaaacagtaattcctaatttaattttgcatccTAATTTAAGTCGTGTacttaactgtttttttaggAGTTCCTTTCATAATCACGACAAAAGTCTTTCAAATGTTATCTTAAAACTATTAAGATTCTCTTGGGCAAACATTTCAAATTTAGCGTATTTGAATTGAGGTGTTTCAAATTGCCTTAACGTATTTCCCCGTTTGGTGCGAACGAATTGAACAATTCACACAACCCGCACTGACATGTTTCGACGTGCGTTAAATGTTCCACACTCATGttgatgtatattatacacTGAGGACAGTAGGCGTTTTCAAACGCGCATCGAAGTTGTCGCTTGACGCTCGTGTCTTTTACACATAGATTCTATTGCTCTCTACTTTAAAATCCACGAGAATCAACCGTGCGACTCTTGACTGTGTGGTATCTAGTTGGCAACAATTTTTTCCCGCATTCGACCAAAGATGAATCATAATGTACGAAGTGAGTGGGGAGTACCTAGTTACTGGGGTTTTTAATCGAACTGAATGTGCCTCAAGGTAAaacttataaacttaattttactgttcaattttaattttaattgaattgaataatgaaaagttattgtgccttaatttttttttgtttatgagaTATAGATACGGAAAATCtgaaatctaaaattaaactttgtGAAGATTTCAAATGTACTAATGATAGTATATAAgcgtatttttatacatatacgtCTTGGAGAAAAGATTGAAAAATGATTGATGGGAAAAACTTCTATaatcttattaatttttttattctttaattttaacagatCCCCCCAAATCAACCGACGCAAGggcacacacagacacactgCACACACCATTCTCACCTCAGGGTTGGGACACAATCGACGCTAACTCGCCGCCGGCCCACACATACAACATTCAAAGCTTTCCCGTCCCGCAAAGCGTGGACGAGATGGCGAAATTTAATATAGATCTTTTTAACCAACCGTCCACTAACGATAAAGTGCCGTTCCAAGAAgcatttttagattttaatacacTACCCGTGGTGCTTGGCGAATTAGCGCCGGAGAGTGTGGTCCACGCGGATCCGTGGCCAATGACGGACCCCGTGTGGCACCACGACACAGACTTTACAAAATCCATCAACACATATAACACAATGCCCTTCATCCACCAAGAAGATTCAATGGACATGAAATACGTATCAGTGACGCCGCAGGAAGTGGAGAGTAATCTGATTGTCATCAACGAGGAGAACGGGTCCTTTCCCGCGCCAGTCCCGTCCCGCAGTGCCCTGTCCGTGGACGTGTCGCGCGAGGCCTGGCCCGCAGACCTCATCAGCACGCCAGAAGTCCTAAGCGTTGTCGAGCAGTTGGAAACAGAGAAATGTCCACTACTCCACTCGGTAagattatattttgaatttctgTTGTATATTCTTGTCTGATTTAGTCCAATTAAGATTTGTTTTCGTTATGGTCCGGTTAAAACTGCTTGTTAACCTCGcaaatacttttaaatcaaattttaaatttttatcatgtAACAGATAATTGAGGCGAGAGGATGACCGAGACTTGATTTCGTGggacaaataaaacgaaaggtTGGGTTTGGGGAAGGTTAGAAAGGGCTAAACCGACAATAGCTTAGCTAAAGAAGAACTAATAATGATTTTTAAcgttcattttcttttttaacagGCTCAGCCGGTGCTAGATCAAGACATCTCCATAGAAATCACGAAATTCGATGAATCGCCGATACCAACACCGGTCATGTATTCGTTGCCGATTACGCCGAAAACTGAGTCAGAGTCCGATGAGGACAGCAAACCTCCTCGGAAGAAAAGACCGAGACAAGACAGCGAAGACTCTGACGAGACGTACACACCTTACACTGAAACACCCCGCGTTAAGAAGGTCAGCCGCAAAGCACCCAAGAAGGATATCAAACAGATGATACAGGCACTGGAGGGCGCGCAGCAACAACCAAAGAAGAGAGGCAGACCACCTGGTAGAAGACAAAGCACCATGTCAACCGTCAGCAACAATTCTTCTGCATCCACACACGAGGTTAAATATAGGGAGTTGAGAGACAAGAATAATGAAGCCTCAAAACGATCTAGGATGAATAGGAAGCTAAAAGAACTCCAATGGGAACAGCTCGCTGACGAGCTAGAAGaacgaaataataaattgaaaatacgCGCAGAGCTTCTAGAGAAAATGACAACGAAGTTACGCGAAGCATTTATGTCGGCGGTGCAGAAGAAAGCGGGTTAAAACTAGTTTCGACGAAGTGCTATGCACTGATGTAATagattatatctattttatagaTATTGGCGTCTTGAGAGCTAGAGCAAATGGAGTTATGTACATTACATATTACACTTATTGGTTGAGCTCTGAAAGCTCTTAAGGTCGTGacgtgttatttttgttttttttttttacatctcggacatgacaaaatatttttacccgGATTTGACCTTGATGTAATACCTAATTAGTTAAGtattgttaattatattaattcaatattacaAGCACTTGATATATGTTTTTTCTGATAGTGTTCTgaatttataagttatattatacttatattagtCTTAATAATTTTAGCCGTTTCGATGCCGCAATGAAGCTCGGAAATAAtggtaataaaaacaaaaaaaaaattaaattacctatcaattataattagttattaaattaaaacgtgCATGGTTATTGATTGCAGTAGGTTTACCCTATAGCTTATTGTTCTTTTTTCGTATtgggaaataaatgaaattattttgttaaatgaggttttatttttaaagctggTTGCATATTACAGGAACTGTATGCAACACCATTGCATATCTATAATTGAGCTTCGCTGTAATGAGCATTTTTTTTCGTCTTTTTCAATTTGCGTTTGTAATATTAGTCCTCAGAACGAACAATATCAATGCACAACCCTAATAAAATTGCTGGTTCTAAATATTAGGACAGAATTcctttatacttaaaaaataatttaaaggtttatttttaaatcccccTCGGTCGTTGGCATCAGTTGAGAATCTATCTACCGATAGTGTAATGGAAATTGGAACGTGTTCAAAGTTCTAtgtttaaagaattttaatttagcttttagattaaaagattcaaataactaaaaaaatcataaatattatttagatgaagcctatttattataaattaatttgttaggCCTTTCGTTTCCTTTTTGGAGTAAGTTGATCTACTGGGAAAGGATTTTCCAAGTAAAGATAAAAGAGATGATGAAAAAGACAAAGTAATTAGAATAATCGATGTCATTATTGTAGGGGTTAATTACTCTTTGAAAAAGAAATCTAAACACTTATTCACAAGAGgctgttttattttgaaaaactagctcaccaacccgcactggagcAGCTTGGTGGCGAAATGATCCTTAACACTATCTCTCCTTCAGCgcccagcaatgggacgttAATAGACGTGATGATATTATTGTGTTGTGATGTTTATTTATGTGGAGACACTTTTAATGTGATAAATATCATGGATGATGATTGTATTAGACTCGGattcagtatttattttatatctaaatacaccactcagaaaattTTGGCCTTTTCTCGAAGCTGGCAGATTGCCATGACGGTGGGAGAAAAGTGCTTAAGCTCATAAATTCTACGCTGCTAAAATGGCACTAAAACTTTTATCAGAAaatgcagaagtcatttgtgggatggAGTATATatgtgcttttataatatgattccaaaGGTAACTTTggaccaatgcataagtttgaaCACTGCgctaaaacttatttaataaaccGTGGTAACCGTTCTGagcgacaaggctgcttggaagcaggttcTGCTCTTATCTCTTACAATGTAGAAAATgttagattgtaaactgtaaaaatatgttgaaaaagaatctgcagtttcttgctggctctttttggtggaatctgcctttcgaaccggtggttgagtcCGTTAAGTCAgtcaaacagactgacttaacgtttcTAAAGGACTTATAAactggaataaatgaattttgtatctTCAGTTGTCTAAACAACTAAACCGCCCAAGTTAAATGGACCTCACGTCACTCGTTTTAGTGTCATAAATTCTGTACTACTGATTATTTGCCAAACGTAGAATAGAACTTTAAACACAATGTATGTAAGATTATTGATCTTATGTTTCGATATTCCAAaagacttctcgattgcgagcgagccaaTCTTGTTATGGTATAGGAGCGGTAGAGTGTACAGGAAGTACTAGTACTGTGAATCCATTATTAGCCATTATTATATGAATTCCCAACTTCAAAAATAAGCTTGCTTGCTTTTTGGCAGGTGAATGAAAAATGTGCACGTAAGCTGTTTTTAGATAtcatacaaagaaataaatgataacCAAATTCTATCGTAggatttttataatgaaagaattaaaaattatagattGGCTGTAAaagagtaatttatttataattcacaaTTAAGACAACATGAACCAAACAcattttgaagattttacaaacaaaaatatatattgatatacttTACAACAGTAGTATATCTTGTGACCGgacccaatttttttattagatacttcaaatttatttataattaactatttttcaGGCACACTATGGCAGTATGCGCTAAATATTGCGCCCGAAATAGCACTTGGTTTGATGAATTCGtgtgtttaatattaaataatacaattaactTGCTAACATTATTCTAAATCGACTAAATATTTAGGTATAGacatattctaaaataaaaaataaaaaaataaaaatagatttccTGTGGTGGCATTGAAATGTTTCATATGAAAATTCATGTTATATGAGACCTCaatcaacaatattaattaaaaataaaaaaatattattcacaaaaggATTATATAAACGAGAGCACCTGTTCCAGTATTCAAGCCGTTTATTTGCTATGACATTCAAACCGTAATTAACTTTTGATAGATTCTTTAACAAACTTGcctgtataattaattatatgaaGGCTTCTTacgaagataatattttttgcgATTTCAATATCATAGAGTCATGGGCCCAGTTCATATTATAAGACTATTTAGGAATAAGGCCGGAAATCTTTTATAACACACTACTCGGCACCATGAATTTTTCTAGACCAGAATACACTGGAAAACCGACACTACTTGTCGCGTTTTTAGTGTTTCTGGACATAGGACACTATGATTTAATCCGGCTCATCATACGTCAAGTTACGTGAGCGCCGGGTGAGTTATAAGTGTGCCAGAGTATTAATTTACATCGCATGCTCTCGGCCGATCGTTTATATGCAACCccacttatatttattacaatttaacaaacCCATAGAAAAATTTACACCAATCAGAACACGGTTGCAAGCCCCAGCCTAAACTGTGACAGCTTTGTATGCTTCTTCTGAAGTGatagtttaataatatgaaaacaaaATGAGATTTGCTAGGACGAAGCTGCATGGATACACCAGTACAGTACACACCACGAAAGTAGAAAGAGCCGATTTTACTATTTGATTTTCAGCGAAATTTAATGTTTTGCCCACAGAATTGTAGCAAATAGTGAATATATTAGCTAAGCAATATGTCAATAAAATGTCTCTGTCATCATTGACAATTTGGTTCAACATACAGACTAAAGATCAATAAGGGAAGTGAATACCGCAGGccttaaaaatatacaaccaGTTTTTAACAACTTTCGTGACGCGCAAGTAGAGAAGTCACAATAGAGGCTGGGGCCGCCATCGAGGCAGTGTCAGCATTTAGCGACCGCAATCACGTCACGGACACAACACACCGCACTAAGTATTGAGACTAATGAGTTCTATTTCATAAGCAGTCTCTGAACagttttgtttaactttaaacACTTGTTACTCGCAATTTTTCACTTTACACTCGAGTCAGTAACAGTAAACCaactgttatattataaaacaactgTTTTGGAGCACGTTGGTCGCTCGTGCGTTAATTGGAGTTACCACCGTCGTCAGCCTCTAGGAAGCTGAATTTATTTGATGCTACAAAGTTCTGTAAAggaaaaatttattgtttagaGACTTTTTACGAAGCAAGTTACTTTTAAGTTGTTACTATGTATGCTGTATACTGCAATAGGATGCTACCGCGCAAGCCAACGTTACACCTATTGAGGCAAGGTAAGGAGGGGTCTACGGCGTTACGGTGCTTCGTTCATGTTTGATACGTCTGCTCTTCtagaactattttattatatagccATTGTGACGTCGCGAAGTCCATGTAGATGCCTATGCATCGACATTTATACATTAAAGTATCTTCAATTTGATAGTGTTTGTACACtggcaggagaatttggcattttacatggacgcctttttttttttgtgaattttgtttttatgtcagTACTTGTaccttaaataaactattttgctATTTAATTCTTATGGTTATTATAATAGATACGAACATGAATAATTAAGACAAGGAAAGATATGGGTAGATAAACGAAAGTAAAATGGAGTGTcctgtacctatttataataaagaaaccaATACCAATACATTCTGAATCCCAACTAAAATATAGATGCAAAGAATAATATCTGTTCGACGTAGGTAGGTTTAAAGTCGTCCTTCGACTGTTGGATTCTTCTGATATACGTTTTTTTAGTGTTGATGGGTCCATTTTTAATTCTAATGAATCTACCTACATACCCTAACCTACGCatgaaaagttaatttggtTACATGTTTAACAAAATATCTTGCTTTAAGTTCACTCGAAATTACCCTGCTTCTATGTACGAAAAGACATTTTCTGATACTTCTtgataaattatacttatatactatCTCTGTTGTAAC of the Pararge aegeria chromosome 10, ilParAegt1.1, whole genome shotgun sequence genome contains:
- the LOC120626687 gene encoding uncharacterized protein LOC120626687, encoding MVFSQTCLNTQHLLKLIELNRLESEKNQQVQNGGTTDLRTELIQSPAPATSLSEDYEYLKPEPIFQNTMLNESDCEFFQELDLQWCDALAQEEVVQSTDPPKSTDARAHTDTLHTPFSPQGWDTIDANSPPAHTYNIQSFPVPQSVDEMAKFNIDLFNQPSTNDKVPFQEAFLDFNTLPVVLGELAPESVVHADPWPMTDPVWHHDTDFTKSINTYNTMPFIHQEDSMDMKYVSVTPQEVESNLIVINEENGSFPAPVPSRSALSVDVSREAWPADLISTPEVLSVVEQLETEKCPLLHSAQPVLDQDISIEITKFDESPIPTPVMYSLPITPKTESESDEDSKPPRKKRPRQDSEDSDETYTPYTETPRVKKVSRKAPKKDIKQMIQALEGAQQQPKKRGRPPGRRQSTMSTVSNNSSASTHEVKYRELRDKNNEASKRSRMNRKLKELQWEQLADELEERNNKLKIRAELLEKMTTKLREAFMSAVQKKAG